A genomic window from Gossypium hirsutum isolate 1008001.06 chromosome D12, Gossypium_hirsutum_v2.1, whole genome shotgun sequence includes:
- the LOC121224584 gene encoding dynamin-related protein 5A has translation MEKGFLTARKIRGELRTNLARLSPASIFACQRNGELISLVNKIQRACTALGDHGEASALPTLWDSLPAIAVVGGQSSGKSSVLESIVGKDFLPRGSGIVTRRPLVLQLHKSDEGSRECAEFLHLQRKRFTDFSAVRKEIQDETDRETGQTKQISSVPIHLSIYSPNVVNLTLVDLPGLTKVAVEGQPDTIVQDIENMVRSYIEKPNCIILAISPANQDLATSDAIKISREVDPFRERTIGVLTKIDLMDKGTDAVDILEGKSYRLKFPWIGVVNRSQADINKNVDMIAARRREREYFASTPEYKHLAQRMGSEHLAKVLSKHLETLIKSRIPGIQSLINKKIAELETELSRLGKPIAADAGGKLYTIMEICRLFDQNYREHLDGVRSGGDKVYNVFDNQLPAALQRLQFDKQLSMENIRKLITEADGYQPHLIAPEQGYRRLIESTLVTIRGPAEASVDAIHSILKDLVHKAMNETPELKQYPALRTEVGNAAMESLERMREQSKKATLQLVDMECCYLTVDFFRKLPQEVDKGGNPSQSIFDRYNEAYLRRIGTTVLSYVNAVCAGLRHSIPKSIVYCQVREARRSLLDFYYTELGKLEQNRLSALLNEDPAIMERRSALAKRLELYRSAQAEIDTVAWAK, from the exons ATGGAAAAAGGTTTCCTAACTGCCCGGAAAATTCGAGGAGAATTACGGACAAATTTGGCCAGATTG TCTCCGGCATCGATTTTCGCTTGCCAAAGAAATGGAGAATTGATTTCTCTTGTGAACAAGATTCAAAGAGCTTGCACGGCTCTCGGTGACCATGGAGAAGCAAGCGCATTGCCTACTCTTTGGGACTCTTTACCAGCAATCGCCGTCGTCGGCGGTCAG AGTTCAGGAAAGTCTTCGGTGCTGGAAAGCATTGTAGGCAAGGATTTCTTACCGCGTGGATCcg GAATTGTTACTCGGAGACCTTTGGTGTTACAGCTTCATAAGAGTGACGAAGGAAGTAGAGAATGCGCTGAGTTTCTTCACCTTCAAAGAAAAAGATTCACCGATTTTT CCGCTGTTAGGAAGGAGATTCAAGATGAGACGGATAGAGAAACTGGTCAAACGAAACAAATCTCCAGTGTTCCAATTCATCTTAGTATATATTCCCCCAACG TTGTCAATTTGACTCTGGTTGACCTTCCTGGTCTTACGAAGGTAGCAGTAG AGGGTCAGCCAGACACCATTGTGCAAGATATTGAGAATATGGTTCGCTCATATATTGAAAAG CCCAACTGTATAATCTTAGCTATTTCACCTGCTAATCAAGATCTTGCTACGTCGGATGCAATAAAAATCTCACGTGAAGTGGACC CTTTCAGGGAGAGGACAATTGGTGTCTTGACAAAGATTGATCTGATGGATAAGGGTACTGATGCAGTTGAT ATATTGGAAGGAAAATCTTATCGGCTGAAATTCCCTTGGATTGGTGTTGTGAACCGCTCACAAGCAGATATTAACAAGAATGTTGACATGATTGCTGCTAGGCGTAGAGAGCGCGAGTATTTTGCTAGTACACCAGAGTATAAGCACCTTGCTCAGAGAATGGGTTCTGAGCATCTTGCTAAGGTGCTCTCAAAG CATTTGGAAACTCTAATTAAGTCCAGAATCCCAGGCATTCAGTcccttattaataaaaaaattgctgAACTTGAAACTGAACTGAGCCGCCTTGGAAAACCTATTGCAGCCGACGCGGGT GGGAAGTTGTACACAATCATGGAGATCTGCCGTCTTTTTGATCAGAACTACAGAGAACATCTGGATGGAGT GCGTTCTGGTGGTGATAAGGTTTACAATGTTTTCGACAACCAACTTCCTGCTGCGTTACAAAGGTTGCAATTTGACAAACAACTGTCGATGGAGAATATTAGGAAGCTCATTACTGAAGCTGATGGATATCAACCTCATCTAATAGCTCCTGAACAAGGATATCGTCGTTTGATTGAATCTACTTTAGTTACTATCAGAGGTCCAGCTGAGGCCTCTGTTGATGcg ATTCATTCCATTCTGAAGGATTTGGTTCACAAAGCTATGAATGAGACTCCA GAGTTAAAGCAGTATCCTGCTCTAAGAACAGAGGTCGGAAACGCTGCAATGGAATCTCTTGAGAGAATGAGGGAACAAAGCAAAAAAGCAACACTTCAACTGGTCGATATGGAATGTTGTTACCTTACGGTCGATTTCTTCCGAAAGCTACCTCAAGAGGTGGATAAAGGTGGCAACCCTTCGCAATCAATATTTGACAGATACAATGAAGCATACCTTAGGAGAATTG GAACAACGGTTCTGTCTTATGTTAATGCGGTCTGCGCTGGGTTGCGCCACTCGATTCCCAAGTCCATTGTTTATTGTCAAGTCCGTGAAGCTAGAAGAAGCTTGCTCGACTTTTACTACACTGAATTGGGTAAACTAGAG CAAAACCGGTTATCGGCATTGTTGAATGAAGATCCGGCAATCATGGAGCGACGTAGCGCTCTAGCCAAGAGGCTAGAACTATATAGGAGTGCTCAAGCAGAAATTGACACAGTGGCTTGGGCCAAGTAG
- the LOC107947128 gene encoding GDSL esterase/lipase At4g10955 isoform X1, whose product MSFEREDFGLLGPLHLNSIDWANSNHRRSIAASLVQGTYILERDRQEKRQGSQALAPPWWEFFHFKLIRQLVDDVDSCVFGAIYEYAPPSSHCNDSIDRSPRYVIAFRGTINKPDSFSRDFSLDIHIIRNGLHQTSRFEIAMKAVRNMVAMVGDSSVWLASHSLGAAMAMLAGKTIAKTGNFLEAFLFNPPFLSAPIERINYGNVKHGLRFASSFITAGLVLATKGNSQTSQSEDPFFILSAWTPCIFVNPTDHLCSEYIGYFEHRKKMEEIRYGAIERLATQNSLGDLFMSVVRRSAEAAEPLHLLPSAYLTVNLTPSEDFKQAHGIQQWWRPDLHLKCNLYKYK is encoded by the exons ATGAGCTTTGAGAGGGAAGATTTTGGTCTTTTAGGGCCCTTACACCTAAATAGTATAGACTG GGCAAATTCAAATCATCGAAGGTCTATAGCAGCTAGTTTGGTTCAGGGCACCTATATTTTGGAACGAGATCGCCAAGAAAAACGTCAAGGCTCTCAAGCACTAGCTCCTCCGTGGTGGGAATTCTTCCATTTTAAGTTGATTCGTCAGCTTGTTGATGATGTTGATTCGTGCGTCTTTGGTGCCATTTATGAGTATGCACCACCTTCATCTCATTGTAATGACTCAATTGATCGGAGCCCCCGCTATGTGATTGCCTTTCGAGGTACCATAAATAAACCGGACTCCTTCTCAAGAGACTTTTCGTTGGATATCCACATCATACGAAATGGACTTCACCAAACTTCTCGCTTCGAGATTGCCATGAAAGCTGTTCGAAACATGGTTGCTATGGTCGGTGATTCAAGTGTCTGGCTAGCCAGCCATTCCCTCGGGGCAGCAATGGCAATGCTGGCAGGAAAGACTATCGCTAAAACAGGCAACTTTTTGGAAGCTTTCCTCTTCAATCCTCCATTTTTATCTGCCCCAATTGAGAGAATCAATTATGGGAATGTGAAACATGGACTGCGGTTCGCAAGCAGTTTCATCACAGCAGGACTTGTTCTTGCCACAAAGGGTAATAGTCAAACGAGTCAGTCTGAAGATCCATTCTTTATTTTGTCTGCATGGACCCCATGTATATTTGTAAACCCCACAGACCACTTATGCTCTGAATACATTGGTTATTTTGAGCATAGGAAAAAGATGGAAGAGATCAGGTATGGGGCCATTGAGAGGTTAGCAACCCAGAATTCATTAGGAGATCTATTTATGAGTGTCGTGAGGAGGAGTGCCGAAGCTGCAGAGCCACTGCATTTACTTCCTTCAGCATATTTGACAGTGAATCTTACTCCATCCGAAGATTTCAAGCAAGCCCATGGGATACAACAATGGTGGAGACCTGATCTGCACTTGAAGTGCAATCTTTACAAGTATAAATAG
- the LOC107947128 gene encoding GDSL esterase/lipase At4g10955 isoform X2 gives MSFEREDFGLLGPLHLNSIDWANSNHRRSIAASLVQGTYILERDRQEKRQGSQALAPPWWEFFHFKLIRQLVDDVDSCVFGAIYEYAPPSSHCNDSIDRSPRYVIAFRGTINKPDSFSRDFSLDIHIIRNGLHQTSRFEIAMKAVRNMVAMVGDSSVWLASHSLGAAMAMLAGKTIAKTGNFLEAFLFNPPFLSAPIERINYGNVKHGLRFASSFITAGLVLATKGKRWKRSGMGPLRG, from the exons ATGAGCTTTGAGAGGGAAGATTTTGGTCTTTTAGGGCCCTTACACCTAAATAGTATAGACTG GGCAAATTCAAATCATCGAAGGTCTATAGCAGCTAGTTTGGTTCAGGGCACCTATATTTTGGAACGAGATCGCCAAGAAAAACGTCAAGGCTCTCAAGCACTAGCTCCTCCGTGGTGGGAATTCTTCCATTTTAAGTTGATTCGTCAGCTTGTTGATGATGTTGATTCGTGCGTCTTTGGTGCCATTTATGAGTATGCACCACCTTCATCTCATTGTAATGACTCAATTGATCGGAGCCCCCGCTATGTGATTGCCTTTCGAGGTACCATAAATAAACCGGACTCCTTCTCAAGAGACTTTTCGTTGGATATCCACATCATACGAAATGGACTTCACCAAACTTCTCGCTTCGAGATTGCCATGAAAGCTGTTCGAAACATGGTTGCTATGGTCGGTGATTCAAGTGTCTGGCTAGCCAGCCATTCCCTCGGGGCAGCAATGGCAATGCTGGCAGGAAAGACTATCGCTAAAACAGGCAACTTTTTGGAAGCTTTCCTCTTCAATCCTCCATTTTTATCTGCCCCAATTGAGAGAATCAATTATGGGAATGTGAAACATGGACTGCGGTTCGCAAGCAGTTTCATCACAGCAGGACTTGTTCTTGCCACAAAGG GAAAAAGATGGAAGAGATCAGGTATGGGGCCATTGAGAGGTTAG
- the LOC107947129 gene encoding uncharacterized protein — MKPTRESMVTNRRQLTPAQRSAKIERDRRRRRERNMEFERLQKAETELQALTAAQRNENSCLRHHNERLNDMVSILENIIHQLREQNRELQQKNLGLEQTMKLADSWFPFDKCQSPNEEVSNNQPSTEGPRSSQSRIPYAQRISDLLIDQHTSDAKHA, encoded by the exons atgaAACCTACCAGAGAATCAATGGTTACCAATAGACGTCAATTAACTCCAGCTCAGAGATCAGCAAAGATAGAGCGTGATCGTCGCCGCCGCCGAGAGCGTAAC ATGGAGTTTGAGAGACTGCAGAAAGCGGAAACGGAATTGCAGGCTTTGACGGCGGCGCAGAGGAATGAAAATTCGTGCTTAAGACACCACAATGAAAGGCTTAACGATATGGTTTCAATCCTCGAAAACATCATACATCAATTACGTGAACAGAATCGGGAGCTTCAACAAAAGAATCTGGGACTAGAACAAACTATGAAGCTT GCTGACTCATGGTTTCCGTTTGATAAATGTCAAAGCCCCAATGAAGAAGTTTCTAACAATCAGCCTAGTACTGAAGGTCCAAGGAGTTCTCAAAGCCGTATTCCATATGCCCAGAGGATTTCCGATTTATTGATCGATCAGCATACCTCAGATGCAAAGCATGCTTAG
- the LOC121224344 gene encoding uncharacterized protein encodes MNRRRLQLKPDQRSAKILRDRRHRALKKMEFERLRNAEMELQALVEELRNENTSLRRGNETLNDIFSNHQNTIRQLREQKEELRRKYLELQEIVKQGQSYFKFDEFPSPIEEAPNNETA; translated from the exons ATGAATCGCAGGAGGCTCCAACTTAAACCAGATCAAAGATCGGCAAAGATCCTGAGAGATAGACGCCACCGCGCATTAAAAAAA ATGGAGTTCGAGAGATTGCGGAACGCGGAAATGGAATTGCAGGCTTTAGTAGAGGAGCTGAGAAATGAAAATACGAGCTTAAGAAGGGGCAACGAGACGCTCAACGATATCTTTTCGAACCACCAAAACACCATACGTCAACTACGTGAACAGAAAGAAGAACTGCGTCGAAAGTATCTAGAACTGCAAGAGATAGTGAAGCAG GGACAGTCCTACTTTAAATTTGATGAATTTCCTAGTCCCATTGAAGAAGCTCCAAACAATGAAACAGCATAA